TCATCTCAAAGTCATTGAGATTCATCACCATTATATTGACTTGGACACACCATTCTCCCACTTCAACATTTGCCATAGGCATCCCCTCGATTGGCTTAGTTATATCATTTACTGTCTTCATGCAATGATCAGCCTGACAAACTTCCAAACCCAAGTAATATGCCATAGACATGCTCATAATAGTGTGTGAAGCACCTGTATCTGCCATTCCCCAGAGTCGATGATTGTGAATGCTAACTTTCACATAAGCCAGGCCAGCGCCACTCAACCCATGCTGTGTTGCTGCCTTTTTTGCTACTATGTTGCATAGTTGAATAAGATTAACATGCTCCACTTGATAAGCTTATTCTTTGTCGACACTGCCCCCAGTGACTAATgcggacaatttttttttctctggaCAATCACGCGCAAGGTGAGGACCCTTGCATAAGAAACAACCACCAGCTCTGTTCTTCGCAGCCAAACTATCATCCATTTGATAGTTTTTCTCCTTGGACTCAAAATTTGTCTTATTCTCCTTGTACTTACACTTCTGGTTCTTCTTATCCTTGCCATTCCTATTAGCATCAGTTGAGGTATTAACTGACCTAAAATTAACAAGGCTGTCCACGATTGCAATGGCCGAAGGTAGGTCTTTCGCACCCTGCCTTCTCACTTCGTACTGAGCCCACGGTTGCAAACCAGATGTAAAAATTTAACAACTTGTCTTCCTCAGACATGTTGCAAATATCTAGCATCAGAGACGAAAACTCTTTCACGTATTCTCGTGGTGTACCGGTGTGCCGCAGCTTACGAAAATTCTCTCTGACTAGCGAAGCCGCATTTCTTGGTAAGAATTGACCCTTCAATTCTTCTTTCATGACATCCCATGTCACGATGTCTGGACGACCAACAGTAAGGTCATCATCAGTTCTAGTTCTCCAGCACAATTTCGCATCACCTTTTAGGGACATGCTAACGAGAGTAACCTTTTGTTCTTCGGGGGTTCTGGCAGCCTTGAAGTATTGATCCATGTCCCACATAAAATTATCCAATGCTTTCGCATCTCTTGCACCAGAAAACGCCTTAGGTTCTGGGACTTTAATCTTCGTAAAGTCACTACCACTACCACCTGCAGTAGCTTGATCCGAACCAATCGTACTCACCATTCTCCTTAAAACGCTTAACTCATCAGTTAGATCTTTCAAGGCACCGTGAACATGGTCTTAACAGCAGAGACTTGGCCTTCCAAATCATCATGCTTCTTAGTTGTTGCTTGGTTTGACTCCATCACTTCAGCAGCGTACTCATCAAGAGCCTGAATGCGAGCCATAACCGTTGCTTTATAATTGGCATCATTAGGATGGCGTACCTCTCCACCAATCCTTTCTTCCAAGTTAGCAATCCTATCAGTCAATTTTTATGCCGAACCCTTATTACTAGCCATTATCTCTAGCAATTTCAACAATTAAATGCGAGTAAAACAgagaaaatcttccaaaaacaaagcCAAAACAGAGCAACCTGGCTCTGATACCCGAATTGTCACACCTCCAAATGCCCCAAGCAATTTTTCGCGAAGGTATAACCCGATAATACTGTGgttcagtgatctcttatcacccactcgtatttcagccttataagtttgcacctatgCAAACAACCAACTCTACCTTGAGTATGCAACGAAAGACTTACTTAGATTTTCTCTTCACCAGCAATGTAGCCCATACTACAAAGAGGTTAGTGCCATGATTATGCTTCACAGAATTTAGGGAGTAGCTTCGAATCAACAGAATACTAAGGAGCATGTAAGCCAACAAACTCTCTTTTATTAGCTTAAGGTGAAGATACAAAACTcgtccaaccaatggacttacaagcttattctccAAGCCTAACACAAAATTTACTCTCTACTGCAATGTGGTTCCTCAACACTTGAACTATTGAACAACTCACATCTGCAAGGGTTCTTTGGATATTTATAATGTCAAGAACCAGGGCCAATCCgtatgcaactctgttgcacgCCCTATTAACATCCATCTGTAGAGTGTTGGCGTGTAAAATGGCGTTCCCCTAACCGCCATACTTACTTTTTAACTGCTAACTTTAGTGCTGGCGTGTAGAATGGCGCCATACTTGTCTCAAACGGTTAGGATATGCCAAACTCGGTTATAAAGCCACTTTATAACTGTGTCTAACTTGCTCTTTCACTTTGGCGTAcgtgtgatgcacacacactcgCAACTGACAGCTTGAACTCAAGTCCGACAATCATTATGCTGCACTGAACTCTGGCCCGTGCCAATGTTCGACAATGATTGTGTTTCGCTCACTCTTGGCCTACGCCAAGTGTCCGAAAATGGTTGCGCTTCCTTCATTCCGGTCATGCACTTAGATTATTTGGATGCCAACACCCAAATATCATGCCAACTGAGTCTTGACttgcttagttcaacttcatGCTTCATATGCATCATTTGCATCTCTTTTGGTGAATAATAATCACCAATGGCGCGTTTGGCCCCGCCATTGTTGCGTATGCATCGTCCGCCTTGGCCAATGCTTGGAACGATGCCAAAGTCATTTCATGACTTGCAACTCATCCTTTATTCATTCATTGAGCTAGGCCAACTCTGAATATGGATATGCAACACTATCCCATAGTTGTTGCATGTGCTAAGCAGCCTTTCTTGTCTCAGCCATGTTGGCTCTACATCGTGGGATGGTGTAGCTCCATCTGCCAGGCCACAACTTCCGTCATGCGCAACTGTTGCGCTTAACTGTTTGGACCGGTCACACTAGACCATTAGGTTGATCCCCGTCCCACATACTAGCTTCGTAGTTAAAACTGTGTCCGCTACACAAGCTAGACCTTAGGAATCGAAAGCAGTTAGGTTTAGTTTACAGATAGAAATGGCAAGACAAGTAGGGGTCATGGAGACAGAGAACATCGAAGCTATAATTACCAGAATTGAACATAAATCTCGAAAGATTGAAAGCTTACTTAAACAGTGTGAATTTaattttacaaaccctaacttttttgtTCGAAATTTCTCTTCCTTTACATCATCATTTTGTTTTAATTAGTTGAAAATCTGGAATGGGTTATTGATTTTCTGTAGATTGAAACCAGTTGAGGCACTTAAAACGGCTCTTGAAGGATCACCTCCAAAGACTAGAGATGAAAGATGCAAGGTTTTCCCTCTAtctttctcttcaattttgtattttttgttgaAATTATAGATGAAGATTAGAAGTTTGAATTTGGAAATATGTGATTTTTTCTCCACGTAGTCCGCAAATTGGATTGTGGTTCATAGAGCATTGATGGCTATAAAAGATGTAGATGGAATGTTTTCTTCTTTGGATCCTGAGTATTATGACATTCTTATGAAGTAAGTctcctatttttttttatttttttatttttttctgctaGAAAGTCACCTATTTTTGATTATATAGTTTTCAGCTCTCTTAATCTGCCAATGATTTCGTTAAAACTGTATAGACACATTTGGTTATAGTTTGATGAGTTCTTTTTCTCTATAATGATCTTAATAAATAGAGATTGCTTGTACGAGATTATCAAAGAAGGATATTGAATAATGTAGACTTTGAACCTAGATTTTGATGGCTTTGAGAGTCGTCATTCAGTATGTGCTTGAAAAGTTGGGGTGGAGTGTTGTGGTAAGTTAAGATTAGGTAGGTTAAGCTTGTCCGTGCATGTATCAAACGTTACTAGTGAACTGGCTTGTGTTTGTATCATGATTAAGTCCACAAGTTGAACTGATATGGGAGATTCAGTCCAATTTGAATACTATGCACCTGTTAAAGATAGGGACACCAAAGTCCTCACATAATGCTCGGTGATGGCTGAGACTCTTATCCAGTTAGCTTC
The nucleotide sequence above comes from Papaver somniferum cultivar HN1 chromosome 8, ASM357369v1, whole genome shotgun sequence. Encoded proteins:
- the LOC113304697 gene encoding actin-related protein 2/3 complex subunit 5A-like, translating into MARQVGVMETENIEAIITRIEHKSRKIESLLKQLKPVEALKTALEGSPPKTRDERCKSANWIVVHRALMAIKDVDGMFSSLDPEYYDILMKYLYRGLSTGDRSTCDQCLRIHEKLTERAGLGCILRCLADTVNTV